The following proteins are encoded in a genomic region of Actinomadura sp. NAK00032:
- a CDS encoding folylpolyglutamate synthase/dihydrofolate synthase family protein yields MARGVEWEIDPTLDRVRDLVDVLGEPHRAYPVIHIAGTNGKTSTARLVESLLRERGLRTGLYTSPELTTLRERIAIDGEPISEERFVAAFDDVLPYVELVDGKHASRLSFFEVLTAMAFAAFADAPVDVAVVETGMGGAWDATNVADGVVAVITPIGLDHTRYLGDTLEEIAGEKAGIIKPGAVAVLAQQPVEAAEVLLRRVAEIGATAAREGIEYGVLSRDVAVGGQQLRLQGLHGVYDEIFLPLFGEHQAGNAATALAAVEAFAGGAPTRGEANLEAATRIAAGEPYLGGEEGQLDPALVRGGFAQSASPGRLEVARTGPTVLLDAAHNPAGMAATVQTVTESFGFTRLAGVLAISADKDVAGVLDQLEPVLTELVVTRNSSPRSMPPEELAELAEGIFGPERVHVAERLDDAIDRAIGIAEETGEYRGAGVLITGSVVTAGDARTLLRVAEGRS; encoded by the coding sequence ATGGCGCGCGGGGTCGAGTGGGAGATCGACCCCACCCTGGACCGCGTCCGCGATCTGGTCGACGTCCTGGGGGAGCCGCACCGCGCGTACCCGGTGATCCACATCGCCGGGACGAACGGCAAGACCAGCACCGCCCGGCTCGTCGAGTCGCTGCTCCGCGAGCGCGGGCTGCGCACCGGCCTCTACACCAGCCCCGAGCTGACCACGCTGCGCGAGCGCATCGCGATCGACGGGGAGCCGATCAGCGAGGAGCGGTTCGTCGCGGCCTTCGACGACGTCCTGCCCTATGTCGAGCTGGTCGACGGCAAGCACGCGTCCCGGCTGTCGTTCTTCGAGGTGCTGACCGCGATGGCGTTCGCCGCGTTCGCGGACGCGCCGGTCGACGTCGCCGTGGTCGAGACCGGCATGGGCGGCGCCTGGGACGCCACGAACGTCGCGGACGGCGTGGTCGCCGTGATCACCCCGATCGGGCTCGACCACACCCGCTACCTCGGCGACACCCTGGAGGAGATCGCCGGCGAGAAGGCCGGGATCATCAAGCCGGGCGCGGTCGCGGTGCTGGCGCAGCAGCCGGTCGAGGCGGCCGAGGTGCTGCTGCGCCGGGTCGCGGAGATCGGCGCGACCGCCGCGCGCGAGGGCATCGAGTACGGGGTGCTGAGCCGCGACGTCGCGGTCGGCGGCCAGCAGCTCCGGCTCCAGGGCCTGCACGGCGTCTACGACGAGATCTTCCTGCCGCTGTTCGGCGAGCACCAGGCGGGCAACGCCGCGACGGCCCTGGCCGCCGTGGAGGCGTTCGCGGGCGGCGCGCCGACCCGGGGCGAGGCCAACCTGGAGGCCGCGACCCGCATCGCGGCCGGCGAGCCCTACCTCGGCGGCGAGGAGGGCCAGCTCGACCCGGCGCTGGTGCGCGGCGGCTTCGCCCAGTCGGCCTCGCCGGGCCGGCTGGAGGTCGCGCGGACGGGCCCGACCGTCCTGCTGGACGCCGCGCACAACCCGGCCGGGATGGCGGCGACCGTCCAGACGGTCACCGAGTCGTTCGGCTTCACCCGGCTCGCCGGGGTGCTCGCGATCTCCGCCGACAAGGACGTCGCGGGCGTGCTCGACCAGCTCGAACCCGTGCTGACCGAGCTGGTGGTGACCCGCAACTCCTCGCCCCGCTCGATGCCGCCCGAGGAGCTGGCCGAGCTCGCCGAGGGCATCTTCGGCCCCGAGCGCGTCCATGTCGCCGAGCGGCTGGACGACGCGATCGACCGGGCGATCGGCATCGCCGAGGAGACCGGCGAGTACCGGGGCGCCGGGGTGCTGATCACCGGGTCGGTGGTCACCGCGGGCGACGCCCGCACACTGCTGCGCGTGGCGGAGGGACGCTCATGA